In Fusarium oxysporum Fo47 chromosome IX, complete sequence, the following proteins share a genomic window:
- a CDS encoding acyl-CoA N-acyltransferase, translated as MPEGRLIQELADYEKEPDANKATVESIQATVAFAPSDSPNTDASIIPATEPISPTKPARCLLLFTPEGEAAGMALYFYNYSTWRSRAGIYLEDLYVRESARGKGYGKKLLSTLAKQVLAIDGGRLDWAVLKWNEPSIKFYESIGAYAMNDWVGMRVDGEGLNKLASLTD; from the exons ATGCCCGAAGGGAGG CTCATCCAGGAGCTCGCCGATTACGAGAAGGAGCCTGATGCCAACAAGGCAACCGTTGAAAGCATCCAGGCCACGGTCGCATTCGCACCCTCCGACTCCCCTAACACCGACGCCTCTATTATCCCAGCCACCGAACCTATATCACCAACGAAGCCCGCTCgttgccttcttctctttaccCCCGAAGGGGAAGCCGCCGGCATGGCATTGTACTTTTACAACTATAGCACATGGCGCTCGCGTGCAGGTATCTACCTAGAGGACTTATACGTGCGCGAATCGGCGCGTGGCAAGGGATACGGcaagaagctgttgagcaCTCTGGCTAAACAAGTCCTTGCCATTGACGGCGGTCGACTTGATTGGGCAGTTCTCAAGTGGAACGAGCCCAGCATCAAATTCTACGAGAGCATTGGTGCATACGCTATGAACGATTGGGTCGGTATGCGAGTAGATGGCGAGGGTCTGAACAAGCTGGCCAGTTTGACGGATTAA